One region of Dokdonia sp. 4H-3-7-5 genomic DNA includes:
- the secY gene encoding preprotein translocase subunit SecY, with the protein MKFIDTIKNIWKIDELRNRILLTLTLLLVYRFGAQVVLPGIDASQLGGLQDSTDQGLLGLLAAFTGGAFSNASVFALGIMPYISASIVVQLMGIAIPYLQKLQKEGESGRRKINQITRWLTIAICLLQAPGYLAALPALGVPSSAFVMGLTPTFYISSVFILVTGCVFAMWLGEKITDKGIGNGISLLIMVGIIATMPISFVQEWVARVTESNGGLIMILIELVIWFVIILLCILLVMAVRQVPVSYARRTATGAYEKNVFGSRQFLPLKLNASGVMPIIFAQAIMFVPGLIGGASFLADTTAGTWLQTNFGNNIFGFWYNLVFALLIIVFTYFYTAITVPTNKMADDLKRSGGFIAGIRPGSETAEYLDRIMSQITLPGSVFLALIAIFPAVAVNVLGMQQGWALFYGGTSLLIMVGVAIDTMQQVNSYLLNKHYDGLMKSGKNRKAVA; encoded by the coding sequence ATGAAATTTATAGATACAATAAAGAATATCTGGAAGATTGATGAGCTAAGGAATAGAATACTCCTTACGCTCACACTTCTCCTCGTATATCGTTTTGGTGCTCAAGTAGTACTTCCTGGTATAGATGCTTCACAACTTGGGGGTCTTCAGGATAGTACGGACCAAGGTTTGTTAGGTCTTCTAGCTGCATTTACAGGTGGTGCATTTTCTAATGCATCAGTTTTTGCGTTGGGGATTATGCCGTATATATCTGCTTCTATTGTAGTGCAGTTGATGGGAATAGCAATACCTTATCTGCAGAAGCTACAAAAGGAGGGTGAAAGTGGACGACGAAAAATCAACCAAATAACTAGATGGTTAACTATTGCAATCTGTTTATTACAGGCGCCAGGATATCTCGCTGCGTTACCTGCATTAGGAGTTCCTTCTAGTGCTTTTGTAATGGGTTTAACACCTACATTCTATATATCATCTGTATTTATTTTAGTTACAGGTTGTGTTTTTGCTATGTGGTTAGGTGAAAAGATTACAGATAAAGGTATCGGTAATGGTATTTCACTTTTAATTATGGTGGGTATTATTGCAACAATGCCTATATCATTTGTACAAGAATGGGTAGCTCGTGTTACTGAGTCAAACGGTGGTTTAATCATGATACTCATAGAGTTAGTGATTTGGTTTGTGATAATCTTGTTGTGTATTTTACTTGTTATGGCAGTACGTCAAGTGCCGGTTTCATATGCAAGAAGAACAGCGACTGGAGCCTATGAAAAAAATGTTTTTGGTAGTAGACAATTTTTACCACTAAAACTTAACGCTTCTGGGGTAATGCCTATTATCTTTGCGCAGGCAATTATGTTTGTTCCTGGGTTGATAGGTGGTGCAAGTTTCTTGGCAGATACCACTGCTGGAACTTGGTTACAAACCAACTTCGGGAATAATATTTTTGGTTTTTGGTACAACCTTGTGTTTGCATTATTGATTATTGTTTTTACATATTTCTATACAGCAATCACGGTGCCTACTAATAAAATGGCTGATGATTTAAAACGTAGTGGTGGCTTTATAGCTGGCATACGTCCAGGATCTGAAACTGCTGAATATTTAGATAGAATAATGTCGCAGATTACTCTTCCGGGTTCTGTGTTTCTTGCTCTTATCGCTATATTTCCTGCAGTAGCAGTTAATGTATTAGGTATGCAACAAGGATGGGCATTGTTTTATGGAGGTACATCACTATTAATTATGGTTGGTGTAGCTATAGATACTATGCAACAAGTAAATTCTTATCTTTTGAATAAGCACTACGATGGTCTTATGAAATCAGGTAAAAACAGAAAAGCAGTAGCATAA
- the rpsE gene encoding 30S ribosomal protein S5, which yields MYQDYKNVELVKPSGLDLKDRLVGVQRVTKVTKGGRAFGFSAIVVVGDENGVVGHGLGKSKEVASAIAKAMEDAKKNLVRIPLNKATIPHEQKGKFGGARVLLLPAAAGTGVIAGGAIRAVLESVGIHDVLSKNQGSSNPHNVVKATFDALLKLRSAETVAKQRGITLDKVFKG from the coding sequence ATGTATCAAGATTATAAAAACGTAGAGTTAGTAAAACCATCTGGGTTAGATCTTAAAGATCGTTTAGTTGGTGTACAGCGTGTTACTAAGGTAACTAAAGGAGGTAGAGCTTTTGGATTTTCTGCTATTGTTGTAGTAGGTGATGAGAATGGAGTAGTAGGTCACGGTTTAGGAAAGTCTAAAGAAGTAGCTTCTGCAATTGCAAAGGCTATGGAAGATGCTAAGAAAAACTTAGTTCGTATTCCATTAAATAAAGCAACTATACCTCACGAACAGAAAGGTAAATTTGGAGGAGCTCGTGTACTTTTATTACCTGCAGCAGCGGGTACTGGAGTTATCGCGGGTGGTGCAATACGTGCAGTACTTGAGTCAGTTGGTATACATGATGTACTATCAAAGAATCAAGGATCTTCAAACCCACATAACGTAGTAAAGGCAACTTTTGATGCTTTACTTAAGTTAAGAAGTGCTGAAACTGTTGCAAAGCAACGTGGTATCACACTAGATAAAGTGTTTAAAGGATAA
- the rpsK gene encoding 30S ribosomal protein S11, which yields MAKQTAKKRKVVIESVGEAHITASFNNIIVSLTNKKGDVISWSSAGKMGFRGSKKNTPYAAQTAAEDCSKVAHEAGLRKVKVYVKGPGNGRESAIRAVHNSGIEVTEIIDITPMPHNGCRPPKRRRV from the coding sequence ATGGCAAAGCAAACTGCAAAAAAACGTAAGGTTGTTATAGAATCAGTTGGGGAAGCTCATATTACTGCTTCTTTTAATAACATCATAGTTTCGTTAACAAACAAGAAAGGAGATGTTATCTCTTGGTCATCTGCCGGTAAAATGGGTTTCAGAGGTTCTAAAAAGAATACTCCGTATGCTGCTCAAACTGCTGCAGAAGATTGTTCTAAGGTTGCTCACGAGGCTGGCCTTCGTAAAGTAAAAGTGTATGTTAAAGGCCCAGGTAACGGACGTGAGTCTGCTATACGTGCTGTACACAACAGTGGAATTGAAGTGACTGAGATTATTGATATCACTCCAATGCCGCACAACGGGTGTCGTCCTCCTAAGAGACGTCGCGTTTAA
- the rpsM gene encoding 30S ribosomal protein S13: protein MARIAGIDIPKQKRGVIALTYIFGIGKSRAEEILAAANVSEDKKVSDWDDDEIGRIRDAVGTFTIEGELRSEVSLNIKRLMDIGCYRGIRHRVGLPLRGQRTKNNSRTRKGKRKTVANKKKATK from the coding sequence ATGGCTAGAATTGCAGGGATAGATATCCCAAAACAAAAGAGAGGTGTAATTGCATTAACGTACATCTTTGGAATCGGAAAAAGTAGAGCAGAAGAAATTCTTGCAGCTGCTAATGTATCAGAAGATAAAAAGGTATCTGATTGGGATGACGACGAAATAGGTCGCATACGTGATGCTGTTGGTACATTTACAATAGAAGGAGAACTTCGTTCAGAAGTTTCTTTGAACATTAAACGTTTGATGGACATCGGTTGTTACCGTGGTATTCGTCATCGTGTGGGTCTTCCTTTAAGAGGACAACGTACAAAGAATAATTCTCGTACTAGAAAAGGAAAGCGTAAAACAGTTGCAAACAAGAAGAAAGCAACTAAATAA
- the rpsD gene encoding 30S ribosomal protein S4, producing MARYTGPKTKIARKFGEAIFGEDKSFEKRNYPPGQHGNNRRRGKKSEYAVQLAEKQKAKYTYGILERQFRNMYDRANRAPGITGEVLLQLCECRLDNVVHRMGMSPSRSGARQLVGHRHITVNGSIVNIPSFQVKPGDVVAVREKSKSLEVISNSLQNSSNVYEWISWNNDKKEGTFVAIPQRLQIPENINTQFIVELYSK from the coding sequence ATGGCAAGATATACTGGTCCCAAAACAAAGATCGCTCGTAAATTTGGCGAAGCAATCTTCGGAGAAGACAAATCTTTTGAAAAAAGAAATTACCCTCCAGGGCAACACGGAAACAACAGACGTAGAGGAAAGAAATCTGAATACGCTGTACAATTAGCTGAAAAGCAAAAGGCAAAGTATACTTACGGTATCCTTGAGCGTCAGTTTAGAAACATGTACGACAGAGCAAATCGTGCTCCAGGAATTACAGGTGAAGTTTTACTTCAACTTTGTGAGTGTCGTCTTGATAATGTTGTACACAGAATGGGAATGTCTCCTTCTAGAAGTGGTGCACGTCAATTAGTAGGACACCGTCACATTACTGTAAACGGAAGCATCGTAAACATTCCTTCATTTCAGGTTAAGCCTGGTGATGTTGTTGCGGTACGTGAGAAGTCTAAATCTTTAGAAGTAATCTCTAACTCTCTTCAAAATTCAAGTAACGTCTACGAGTGGATTTCTTGGAACAACGATAAGAAGGAAGGTACTTTTGTGGCAATACCACAACGTCTTCAGATTCCTGAAAACATCAATACCCAGTTCATCGTCGAGCTGTACTCTAAGTAA
- the rplO gene encoding 50S ribosomal protein L15: MELNNLRPAKGAVKKNDSRKGRGQATGQGGTAGRGHKGQKSRSGYSKKIGFEGGQMPLQRRVPKFGFTNINRKEYAGVNLDTLQEYVDAGRLTEEVSIESLMEAGLVGKNDLVKILGRGELKAKIKVSAHKFTATAKAAVEAAGGEAVTL, from the coding sequence ATGGAGTTAAATAACTTAAGGCCTGCAAAAGGAGCTGTTAAGAAAAACGATAGCCGTAAAGGTCGTGGTCAGGCAACTGGTCAAGGTGGTACGGCTGGTCGTGGACACAAAGGACAGAAGTCTCGTTCAGGATACAGTAAGAAAATTGGTTTTGAAGGAGGGCAAATGCCACTTCAACGTCGTGTTCCTAAATTTGGATTTACAAATATCAACAGAAAAGAGTATGCGGGTGTAAACCTTGATACGCTACAAGAGTATGTTGATGCTGGACGCCTGACAGAAGAAGTATCCATAGAATCTCTTATGGAAGCTGGATTAGTTGGTAAAAACGATCTAGTGAAAATATTAGGTAGAGGAGAGCTTAAAGCGAAAATTAAAGTATCTGCACATAAATTTACTGCAACTGCAAAGGCTGCTGTTGAAGCTGCTGGCGGTGAAGCTGTAACGTTATAA
- the carA gene encoding glutamine-hydrolyzing carbamoyl-phosphate synthase small subunit yields the protein MKYQSRRPAIILLADGTIFHGKSVGDKEATSFGEVCFNTGMTGYQEIFTDPSYFGQLMVTTNAHIGNYGATDVETESDTVKISGLICRNFSYTYSRKDAEESLESFLNDSKLFAISDVDTRALVAHIRDNGAMNAVISTAVDDIEGLKKQLSEVPDMNGLELASKVSTTEAYYFGEENAEVKVAALDIGIKRNILRNLAKRGAYVKVFPYNTTYKEMKEWNPDGYFLSNGPGDPEPLENAIQVAKDIISANDPLFGICLGHQVIALANGISTYKMHNGHRGINHPIMNLVTGKGEITSQNHGFAINREETEANNDVEITHVHLNDNTVAGIKLKDKNCFSVQYHPEASPGPNDATYLFDQFIDNIKSVTA from the coding sequence ATGAAATATCAATCTAGAAGACCAGCCATAATATTACTTGCAGACGGAACCATCTTTCATGGAAAATCTGTAGGAGACAAAGAAGCAACTTCTTTTGGTGAAGTTTGTTTTAATACAGGAATGACAGGATATCAAGAAATTTTTACTGATCCATCATATTTTGGTCAGTTAATGGTAACTACAAATGCTCATATAGGTAATTATGGCGCAACAGATGTTGAGACGGAGTCTGACACTGTAAAAATATCTGGATTAATTTGTAGAAATTTTAGCTACACATACTCAAGAAAAGATGCAGAAGAGTCTCTGGAGTCTTTCTTAAATGACAGTAAGCTTTTCGCCATTTCAGATGTTGATACGCGAGCACTAGTTGCGCACATACGTGATAATGGCGCTATGAATGCCGTTATTTCAACCGCTGTAGATGATATTGAAGGTTTGAAAAAGCAGTTATCTGAGGTTCCTGATATGAATGGACTAGAATTGGCCTCAAAAGTATCTACCACTGAAGCTTATTATTTTGGCGAAGAAAATGCCGAGGTTAAGGTTGCGGCATTAGATATTGGTATCAAACGTAATATCTTGCGAAACCTTGCAAAGAGAGGAGCGTACGTAAAAGTCTTCCCTTATAATACTACTTATAAGGAGATGAAAGAATGGAATCCAGACGGATATTTTTTATCTAATGGACCTGGAGATCCTGAGCCACTTGAAAACGCAATACAAGTTGCAAAAGATATCATTAGTGCAAACGATCCATTATTTGGAATATGCTTAGGGCATCAAGTGATAGCACTCGCAAATGGTATTTCTACTTATAAAATGCACAACGGACACCGTGGGATTAATCATCCTATAATGAACTTGGTTACTGGTAAAGGTGAAATTACTTCTCAAAATCATGGCTTTGCTATAAATAGAGAAGAAACAGAAGCTAATAACGATGTAGAGATAACGCACGTTCACCTCAATGACAACACTGTTGCAGGAATTAAACTTAAGGATAAGAACTGTTTTTCAGTTCAATATCACCCAGAAGCTAGCCCTGGACCCAACGATGCAACATATTTGTTCGATCAATTCATAGATAATATAAAAAGCGTTACAGCTTAA
- a CDS encoding DNA-directed RNA polymerase subunit alpha: MAILNFQKPDKVIMIDSTDFEGKFEFRPLEPGYGLTVGNALRRVLLSSLEGFAITSVRIEGVDHEFSTLAGVVEDVTEIILNLKQVRFKRQIEEIDNETVTISLSGVDQLTAGDFQKFISGFQVLNPDMVIANMDKKVNLNMEITIEKGRGYVPAEENKKSNAPLGTIFTDSIYTPIRNVKYSIENYRVEQKTDYEKLVFEIITDGSIHPKEALTEAAKTLIHHFMLFSDERITLEADEIAQTETYDEESLHMRQLLKTKLIDMDLSVRALNCLKAAEVETLGDLVSYNKNDLMKFRNFGKKSLTELEELVNVKGLSFGMDLAKYKLDKD, from the coding sequence ATGGCAATATTAAATTTCCAGAAGCCCGATAAAGTCATTATGATTGACTCTACTGATTTTGAAGGTAAATTTGAGTTTAGACCTTTAGAACCAGGTTACGGTTTAACCGTAGGAAACGCTTTACGTCGTGTATTGTTATCTTCATTAGAAGGTTTTGCAATTACATCTGTACGTATTGAAGGTGTAGATCATGAGTTTTCTACATTGGCTGGAGTAGTTGAGGATGTTACAGAAATCATCCTTAATCTTAAGCAAGTACGTTTTAAAAGACAAATAGAAGAGATAGATAACGAAACTGTAACAATTTCATTATCTGGAGTAGATCAATTAACTGCTGGTGATTTTCAAAAATTTATTTCTGGTTTCCAAGTGCTTAATCCTGATATGGTGATAGCAAACATGGACAAGAAAGTAAATCTTAATATGGAAATTACTATCGAAAAGGGACGTGGATATGTACCTGCTGAAGAGAACAAGAAGTCTAATGCACCTCTTGGAACTATCTTTACAGACTCTATTTATACTCCTATCCGTAATGTAAAATATAGTATAGAGAACTATCGTGTTGAGCAGAAAACTGATTATGAAAAATTAGTTTTTGAAATCATCACTGATGGATCTATTCATCCTAAAGAAGCTCTTACTGAAGCTGCTAAGACACTTATCCACCACTTTATGTTATTCTCAGATGAGCGTATCACTTTAGAGGCAGATGAGATAGCTCAGACTGAAACTTATGATGAAGAATCTCTACACATGCGTCAGTTGCTTAAAACTAAGCTTATCGATATGGATCTTTCCGTTCGTGCGCTTAACTGTTTAAAAGCTGCAGAAGTAGAAACATTAGGAGATCTTGTTTCTTATAACAAAAATGACTTGATGAAATTTAGAAACTTTGGTAAAAAGTCACTTACTGAGCTTGAAGAGCTTGTAAATGTAAAAGGCCTTAGTTTCGGAATGGATCTAGCTAAGTATAAATTAGATAAAGACTAG
- the infA gene encoding translation initiation factor IF-1, translated as MAKQAAIEQDGSIIEALSNAMFRVELENGHVVTAHISGKMRMHYIKLLPGDKVKLEMSPYDLSKARITYRY; from the coding sequence ATGGCAAAGCAAGCAGCAATAGAACAAGATGGATCTATAATCGAAGCATTGTCTAATGCAATGTTTAGAGTAGAGTTAGAAAACGGTCACGTTGTGACAGCGCATATCTCAGGTAAAATGCGTATGCACTATATCAAATTATTACCTGGGGATAAAGTAAAATTAGAAATGAGTCCTTACGATTTATCAAAGGCTCGTATAACTTACCGCTATTAA
- the rpmD gene encoding 50S ribosomal protein L30 has protein sequence MAKIKVTKVKSAINRTQNQKRILESLGLRKIGQVKVHDNTPNILGMVSKVSHLVSVEEA, from the coding sequence ATGGCAAAAATCAAAGTAACAAAGGTTAAGAGTGCAATAAACCGCACTCAAAACCAAAAGAGAATCTTAGAATCTCTTGGATTGAGAAAAATAGGCCAGGTAAAGGTGCATGATAATACACCTAACATCCTTGGTATGGTAAGTAAAGTTAGTCACTTAGTTTCTGTAGAGGAAGCTTAA
- the rplQ gene encoding 50S ribosomal protein L17, with protein MRHGKKFNHLGRKTAHRKSMLANMACSLIEHKRINTTVAKAKALKQFVEPMITKSKEDTTHNRRIVFAKLRQKDAVTELFRDVAAKIGDRPGGYTRIIKMGNRLGDNADMAMIELVDYNEIYSPGKPVKKKNTRRGSKKAEAVAPAATEEKASNEEE; from the coding sequence ATGAGACACGGAAAGAAATTTAATCACTTAGGGAGAAAGACTGCACATAGAAAGTCTATGCTTGCAAACATGGCTTGCTCTTTAATTGAACATAAAAGAATAAACACGACAGTGGCAAAGGCAAAAGCTTTAAAGCAGTTTGTTGAGCCAATGATCACAAAGTCAAAAGAAGATACTACTCATAATCGTCGTATCGTTTTTGCAAAGCTTCGCCAAAAAGATGCAGTAACTGAGTTATTCAGAGATGTAGCGGCAAAGATTGGTGATCGTCCAGGAGGTTATACTCGTATTATCAAGATGGGTAACCGTCTTGGGGATAATGCTGATATGGCAATGATAGAACTTGTTGATTACAACGAGATTTACAGCCCAGGTAAACCAGTAAAAAAGAAGAATACTCGTCGTGGAAGTAAAAAAGCTGAAGCTGTAGCGCCTGCTGCAACTGAAGAAAAAGCTTCTAACGAAGAAGAATAG
- the ykgO gene encoding type B 50S ribosomal protein L36: MKVRASIKKRSADCKIVRRKGRLYVINKKNPRFKQRQG; this comes from the coding sequence ATGAAAGTAAGAGCATCCATTAAAAAAAGAAGCGCCGATTGCAAGATCGTTCGTCGCAAAGGAAGATTATACGTAATCAACAAAAAGAATCCTAGGTTTAAACAAAGACAAGGTTAA